Proteins encoded together in one Nymphalis io chromosome 24, ilAglIoxx1.1, whole genome shotgun sequence window:
- the LOC126777901 gene encoding uncharacterized protein LOC126777901, with amino-acid sequence MASDEETLLLLLLRHRRRQRKRKTRSVWVEEILMYREQEGDFYTLYPRLRRSEKKFFNYFRMSIASFDELTSILKLSISRQDTVMRRKSIPAEQRLAMTLRFLATGCSFEDLQYAYRCGISTISNIIKDVCQQVWLNMRDDILPQNITEETWKRIADRFERHAQFPNCIGAVDGKHIRIFKPGNSGSSHYNYKNYFSIILLAICDSDYKFIFCDIGCYGRHSDSTIFEDTIFFTKLQEKSLNIPKPRPISTDGCTLPYVLIGDEAFSLSENLLRPYPGKRLTEKMRIFNYRLTRARRYVECSFGILTNKWRIFHTPMKLSLEFCKDVVKACCILHNFVRDRDGFTFEDTLTINGLENIATIPNEGDSLSGPIIRENFSDYFSSSEGSVSWQLDCI; translated from the exons ATGGCGTCCGATGAAGAAACATTGTTATTGCTTTTACTCCGCCATCGCCGACGACAACGAAAAAGAAAGACACGTTCAGTGTGGgttgaagaaatattaatgtatagagAACAAGAGGGAGATTTTTATACACTGTATCCACGTTTGCGAAGGtccgaaaaaaaatttttcaattactttCGAATGTCAATCGCTTCTTTTGATGAGTTGACATCTATTTTGAAACTTTCAATATCTCGCCAAGACACTGTGATGCGTCGAAAAAGTATACCAGCTGAGCAAAGACTCGCTATGACATTAAG GTTCTTAGCAACTGGCTGTTCATTTGAAGATCTACAGTATGCATATAGATGTGGAATTTCCACAATAAGCAACATAATAAAAGATGTCTGCCAACAAGTATGGTTAAATATGAGAGACGACATTTTACCACAAAATATAACCGAAGAAACTTGGAAAAGGATTGCTGATAGATTTGAAAGACACGCTCAATTTCCTAACTGCATAGGCGCAGTTGATGGCAagcatataagaatatttaagccCGGAAATAGTGGATCTTCTCATTACAATTACAAGAATTACTTTTCAATTATACTTTTAGCTATCTGTGACagtgattataaatttatattttgtgacaTAGGTTGTTACGGACGACACTCTGATTCAACTATTTTTgaagatacaatttttttcacaAAGCTACAAGAAAAGTCACTCAACATTCCAAAGCCCAGACCGATTTCAACTGATGGATGTACCTTGCCTTATGTTTTAATTGGAGATGAAGCATTCAGTTTATCAGAAAATTTGTTACGGCCATATCCAGGCAAGAGATTGACAGAAAAGAtgagaatttttaattatcGCTTAACACGTGCAAGGAGATATGTAGAATGTTCATTTGGCATTTTGACCAATAAGTGGCGAATCTTTCACACCCCCATGAAGTTATCTTTAGAATTCTGTAAAGATGTTGTTAAAGCATGTTGCATATTGCATAATTTTGTACGTGACAGAGATGGTTTTACATTTGAAGATACACTAACTATAAACGGTTTGGAAAATATAGCCACAATCCCTAATGAAGGGGACTCGTTATCGGGTCCGATAATAAGAGAAAATTTTTCAGATTATTTTAGCAGTAGTGAAGGCAGTGTTTCGTGGCAGTTGGATtgcatataa
- the LOC126777911 gene encoding uncharacterized protein LOC126777911 — protein sequence MSSGDEIDVELLIMAVKKRLCLWNYKLQDYSNKTIKNRAWVAVCEEIVNDFKDKSIIEKNAIGIQVQSKWKTLRDGFTRYCRTLKRKSGSAVSKAKQYTFYDQLLFLKDVTEDKGQSTSNFDAPSQTILPPTTTPTPMPKRQRIRQSDGDDALIEKLTKKLNYKLDKAERDFSPPPDEDKLFLLSLVSDFKNITADWKLDAKLEVMQVIKHYKSLSMPSTSHSSYNYAGYSTTTHSARPESQVTTNESLSSQNSMQNTIPSTSHSSHNYSAYSTTTHPERPKSQLTNIESLSSEDSVSNTIITELFSE from the exons ATGAGCTCCGGAGACGAAATTGATGTCGAATTGTTAATTATGGCAGTAAAAAAAAGGCTTTGTCTTTGGAATTATAAGCTACAAGACTACAGTAACAAGACAATAAAAAACAGAGCATGGGTAGCAGTGTGTGAGGAAATTGTAAATGATTTTAAGGATAAATCCATAATTGAAAAAAACGCAATCG gtatacAGGTACAGTCTAAATGGAAAACTTTAAGAGACGGCTTCACAAGATATTGCAGAACTTTGAAGAGAAAAAGTGGTTCCGCAGTGTCTAAAGCAAAACAGTATACATTCTATGATCAACTACTATTTTTGAAAGATGTTACCGAAGATAAGGGTCAAAGTACTTCAAACTTTGATGCTCCCTCTCAGACAATTCTACCACCAACAACAACGCCAACGCCAATGCCAAAACGACAACGGATACGCCAAAGTGATGGTGATGATGCTTTGATTGAAAAATTaactaagaaattaaattataaactggATAAAGCTGAGAGAGACTTTTCTCCTCCTCCAGATGAGGATAAGTTATTTCTGTTGTCCCTAGTAAGTGATTTCAAAAACATAACAGCAGATTGGAAATTAGACGCCAAATTAGAAGTTATGcaagtaataaaacattacaagtCTCTTTCAATGCCTTCAACGAGTCATTCTTCATATAACTACGCGGGTTATTCCACCACAACACATTCTGCAAGACCGGAAAGTCAAGTCACAACTAATGAAAGCTTGTCGTCTCAGAATTCCATGCAAAACACAATTCCTTCAACGAGTCATTCTTCTCATAACTATTCGGCGTACTCCACTACAACACATCCTGAAAGACCGAAAAGTCAACTCACAAATATTGAAAGCTTATCCTCTGAGGATTCTGTTTCAAATACCATAATAACTGAACTCTTCTcagaataa